The following is a genomic window from Aeromonas sp. FDAARGOS 1405.
CAAGGTGCTCTTCTCCCACCCGGCGGATGCCGATGTGGATGCCACCGTGGTCTACGGGGTCAACCATCATACCCTCACCGGAGCGGAGCGGATCGTCTCCAACGCCTCCTGTACCACCAACTGCGTGGTGCCGGTGATTGAAACATTGCATCGAGAATTCGAGATAAATTGTGGTACTATTACGACAATTCATTCGGCCATGCATGATCAGCAAGTCATCGATGCCTACCACAGTGACTTGCGCCGAACCCGCGCTGCCAGTCAGTCCATCATTCCGGTGGACACCAAGCTGGCAAAGGGGCTGGAGCGTATCCTGCCCCACTTCGCCGGCAAGTTTGAGGCGATCGCGGTGCGGGTGCCGACCATCAATGTAACAGCGATGGATCTCAGTATTACTGTTCGTAAAAAAGTGACAGTTACTGACGTAAATCAAGCCCTGCAACGGGCATCCAGAGGTACATTACACGGTATTCTGGATTACACGGAAGAACCTCTGGTCTCCGTAGACTTCAATCATGATGCACACTCCTGCATCATTGATGGTACCCAGACCCGGGTGAGCGATGCCAACCTCGTCAAGATGTTGATGTGGTGCGATAACGAATGGGGCTTCGCAAACCGGATGCTGGATACCACCCGGGCCATGATGGCCGCAGGCTGAGCCTGCCCCGGGCGAAAGGTTACTGTTTTTAACATTACCTGGAAAATATAGAGGACTGAATATGTCTGTTATCAAGATGACTGACCTGGATCTGGCGGGTAAACGCGTTCTGATCCGTGCTGACCTGAACGTACCGGTAAAAGACGGCAAGGTCACCTCCGATGCACGTATCGTTGCGACTCTGCCGACCATCAAGCTGGCTCTGGAAAAGGGCGCCAAGCTGATGATCACCTCCCACCTGGGTCGTCCGACCGAGGGTGAATACAACGAAGAATTCTCCCTGGCTCCGGTTGTCAACTATCTGAAAGACGCTCTGTCCTGCCCGGTTCGCCTGGCCAAGGATTACCTGGATGGCGTAGAAGTCGCTGCCGGTGAGCTGGTTGTGCTGGAAAACTGCCGCTTCAACAAAGGCGAGAAGAAGAACACCGAAGAGCTGGCCAAAAAATACGCCGCCCTGTGTGATGTCTTTGTAATGGATGCGTTCGGTACTGCTCACCGCGCCGAAGGTTCCACCTACGGTGTTGCTCAGTTCGCACCTGTTGCTTGTGCCGGTCCGCTGCTGGCGGGTGAACTGGAAGCCCTGGGCAAAGCCATGCTGAAGCCCGAGCGCCCGATGGTTGCCATCGTTGGCGGCTCCAAGGTCTCCACCAAGCTGACCGTTCTGGAATCCCTCTCCAAAATCGCTGACCAGCTGGTTGTCGGTGGTGGCATCGCCAACACCTTCATCGCTGCTGCCGGTCACAACGTCGGCAAGTCCCTGTGCGAGCATGATCTGATCGATACCGCCAAGAAACTGGCTGCCGAGACCAACATTCCTGTGACCACCGACGTGGTTGTAGGTGCCGAGTTCTCCGAGTCCACTCCGGCCACCATCAAGTCTGTTAACGATGTGACCGACGGCGACATGATCTTCGACATCGGCCCGGATTCTGCCAAGGCTCTGGCTGACATCATCATGAACGCCAAGACCATCCTGTGGAACGGCCCGGTTGGTGTGTTCGAGTTCGACCAGTTCGCTGAAGGCACCAAGGTTATCGCTGAAGCCATCGCTGCTTCTCCGGCCTTCTCCATCGCTGGCGGTGGTGACACCCTGGCTGCCATCGACAAGTTCGGCATCGCTGACAAAGTCTCCTACATCTCCACTGGCGGCGGCGCCTTCCTGGAGTTCGTAGAAGGCAAGGTTCTGCCGGCTGTTGCGATTCTGGAACAGCGCGCCAAAGCCTAATTGACCCGGAACGGGGGGCAAAAGCCTCCCGTTTCGTTTATCATGTGCCCGCTGTGCCGGTTCATGATGAACCCCCCATTTTTTATTAACGGCATACGAGACAGGACGATTAAACATGTCTAAGAAAATTTTCGACTTCGTAAAACCCGGCGTGATCACTGGTGATGACGTTCAGAAAGTGTTCGCCATCGCTAAAGAGAACGGCTTCGCTCTGCCGGCCGTAAACTGCGTTGGTACCGACTCCGTTAACGCCGTACTGGAAGCTGCCGCCAAGGTTAAAGCGCCGGTTATCGTTCAGTTCTCCAACGGTGGTGCCGTGTTCACCGCCGGTAAGGGTCTGAAGCTGGAAGGTCAGAAAGCCGCCATCCTGGGTGCCATCTCTGGTGCCAAGCACGTTCACGCTGTTGCCGAAGCCTACGGCGTGCCGGTAATTCTGCACACCGACCACGCTGCCAAGAAGCTGCTGCCGTGGATCGACGGTCTGCTGGAAGCGGGCGAGAAGCACTTTGCTGAAACCGGCAAGCCGCTGTTCTCCTCCCACATGCTGGATCTGTCCGAAGAGTCTCTGGAAGAGAACATCGACATCTGCTGCGAGTACCTGACCCGCATGGCCAAGATGAACATGACTCTGGAGCTGGAACTGGGTTGCACCGGTGGCGAAGAAGACGGCGTCGACAACAGCCACATGGATCAGTCCGCTCTGTACACCCAGCCGGAAGATGTTGCTTACGCTTACGAGCGTCTGTCCAAGATCAGCCCGCGTTTCACCATCGCTGCCTCCTTCGGTAACGTACACGGTGTATACAAGCCGGGTAACGTCAAGCTGACCCCGTCCATCCTGGACGCTTCCCAGAAGTACGTTTCCGAGAAGTTTGGTGTTCCAGCCAAGTCTCTGGACTTCGTATTCCACGGTGGTTCAGGTTCCACTCTGGAAGAGATCCGCGAGTCCATCTCCTACGGCGTAGTGAAGATGAACATCGACACCGACACCCAGTGGGCAACCTGGGAAGGTCTGCTGAACTTCTACAAGAAGAATGAAGCTTACCTGCAAGGCCAGTTGGGCAACCCGGAAGGCGCCGACAAGCCGAACAAGAAGTACTACGATCCGCGCGTATGGCTGCGTGAAGGTCAGACTTCCATGATCGCTCGTCTGGAGAAAGCATTCTCCGACCTGAACGCCATCGACGTACTGTAATTCGTTACAGCACCTTGATTGCATGAAAAGGCGCCCTTTAGGGCGCCTTTTGCATTTCTGTGATCCGCACCGGTTGGTGAGTGGAGGAGGAACTGGGTATTATCGAAACAACTTTGCTTATTTTATTAAACAATTTGCAACCAAGGCAGGATGCTGAGTATGCAGGCAGGAAAGCACATCGGATATCAGGAGCACGTCGCCTCCTACTACGCGGCCACCCGCAACGACTCGCAACAGTGGCCCGAGCTGGAGGGGGAGCACAAGGCTGACGTCTGCATCATCGGCGGCGGTTTTACCGGTCTCAATACCGCCATCAATCTGGCGGATGCCGGTTACAAGGTCGCCTTGCTGGAGGCCAACCGTATCGGCTGGGGCGCCTCCGGGCGCAACGGCGGTCAGCTTATTCGCGGTATCGGCCACGATACCAGCCAGTTTGCCCGCTGGATTGGCGAGCAAGGAGTGCGCGAGCTCGATTTGATGGGGCTGGAGGCGGTGCAGCTGGTGCGCGAGCGGGTCGAGCGCTTCAATATCGACTGCGATCTTACCTGGGGCTACTGCGACCTCGCGACCCGTCAGCGCCATCTGGCCGGTTTCGAGGAAGATCTCGACCATCTGGCGAGCCTCGGCTATGAGCACGAACTCAAGCTGGTCCCGCGCGAAGATATCCATAGCGTGGTGGGGTCGGATCGCTATATCGGCGGCCTTATCGACATGGGCTCCGGCCATCTCCATCCCCTCAATCTGGCGCTCGGCGAGGCGCGCGCCGCCGCCAGCCTCGGGGTCTCCCTGTTTGAACACTCCAGAGTGACCCATATCGACTATGGCAAGCTGGTCGAGGTGACCACGGCTCACGGGCGGGTCACTGCCGACTATCTGGTGATCGGCTGCAACGCCTATCTCAATGACCTCAATCCGGAGCTGGGGGGGCGGGTGCTGCCCGCGGGCTCCTACATCCTCGCCACCGAAGTGCTGGATCGCCGCTTGCGCCAGCGATTGCTGCCGCAAAACATGGCGGTGTGCGATCAGAATGTGGCGCTCGACTACTACCGCCTCTCCGCCGATGGTCGCCTGCTGTTTGGCGGGGCCTGCAACTACTCGGGAAGGGATCCCCGCGATATCAAGGCCTTTATGTTGCCTAAGATGCTGCGGGTCTTCCCCGAGCTGGCTGGCACCGCCATCGAGTTTCAGTGGGGCGGGATGATCGGGATCGGCGCCAACCGGCTGCCGCAGATTGGCCGCTTGAAGGAACACCCCAACGTGCTCTACGCCCAGGCCTATTCGGGTCACGGTCTCAACGCCACCCATATGGCGGGCAAGCTGGTAGCCGAAGCGATCCGCGGCGAAAGTCGGGGTTTCGATCTCTTCGCCAGCGTGCCCCATATCACCTTCCCCGGCGGCCCGGCGCTGCGCTCCCCGCTGTTGGCACTGGGTATGTTGTGGCACCGGATGAAGGATATCTTCTGACCCCCATTGTCAGCCTGCGCAGTGATGGCTGAACGCCAGTCCCCTTGCCAACCTCTTGTTTATAGCGGGTTAGCACAATCGTTCCGCCTGATAGACCAAAAGATGCATTCGCGCCAATCTCGTCCGGTTGGCGCTATCTTTTAGGTGTGAGAGCGGTTATCTGCCAAGGGGACGAGGGTGTGTCTGCTTGCCGGAATACTTGCCGAGAAAGAGCTGAGGACGGGGAGAGGAGGGCCAAGATGGAGATAAATGTGGTCGCGTCAGGCGGGCTCAGCCCGCTGGCGCAACGGCAGGGTTCTCCCGCTGTGCAGGCACAGGAGCGGGCTGCGACTTCACCATCAACAGGCAGTGACAGCCTGGTGCGCGACCTTGGCGCTGTGCTGAATGAGCTGGGGCTGTCACCGCAAGGGGAGAGCAGCGGCGGTGGCACTGTTTCAATCAGGGATTCGCTGGAAGCGTTCATCAACACCATGATGGGCTCCCTGCAACAGCAGCAGGAGCAACAGTTGGCATTGCAGCAACAACAGCGGCAAGAGCAGGAAAAGCGCAAACTCGCCATCGCCGACAGCAGCGAAAACCCGCTCAAGCGGGATCTGGAGCGCCTGCTGGAGACGCTGGATCAGCAGGGCGGACAGGAAAAAGCGAGCGAGCAAGGAGCCGAGCGTGAAGCGGTCAACCCCTTGCAGAGCCAGCTGACCAAGCTGCTGGAGAGCAGTGGTGCGGCAGAGAGCGGGGTCACCCTCAAGGAGGTGCTGTCAGGGTTGTCCAGCAAGCTGCCGAGCGAACCTGCCGAGCGAAAAGGCTATCGGGTCGATACCCAGGTTTGAGCTGGTTGGCAACGGCAGTCCAGTCGTTGCAGTGCGCAAGGGGCGGGCAGCCCTTTATTGGGCCGGTTCCGCCAGCCGCCACCCCTGTTCGTCCTTCATCATCCACACCTCGGCCTCTTGTGGCAGCACCTGGCCCGCCTCGAACTCGCCAAATTTGCGCTCGAGCTCCATCAGCCCCATCTCCTGCTGGAAGGGGCCAACCCGGTCGTAGACCAGGTCCTCGTCGTGCAACACCTGCAACTGATCGAGCCCCTGCTTGAAGTGGAGCTGGTAACTCACCTTGACCAGATAAACCCCCTCCATCCGCTCCTCCTTGCCGAGGATAGTGAAATCGCTGATCTCGAACAGGTTGGCGTCTGTCTCGGCCAGCAGCCTAGCGGTAACTTGGCTCCTGATATCCTCTTCACCGGGCCCTGCACTGCAGCCATAAAGCCAGAGGGCTAGCAGGGGGATGAACCACTTTTTCATCAAAACTCCGGACGGGCGAGACAATCGAAGGGCAAATTCTGCCATGCTGCCGGTCATATACAAGGGATTGCCAGAAAAATCAGTGCGTAACGTATAAGGCTGCCCCTGTCTGTCGACAGACAGGGGGCTGCTGGTCAGCGTAGCTGATCAAGTTTGCCCAGAAACTCGGTCGGCCCCATAAAACCGGTGACCCGCTGGCCTGTCAGCTCCTTGCCCTCGCGGTCGAAGAAGATAAGGGTCGGCAACCCCAGCACATTGAGGGTGTTGAGCAACTCGATATCGGCATCGTCATTGGCGGTGACATCCGCCTGCAGCAGCACCATTTGGCTGAAGCGCTCCCGCACCGCGAGGTCGCTGAAGGTCTTGTGTTCAAACTCCTTGCAGGCGACGCACCAGTCGGCGTAGAGGTCGAGCAGAACCGGCTTGCCGCGGGCGGCGGCCAGCTGCACCTTGAGATCATCTAGGGTCTTGATGCGGACAAACTGCGGCGCCGTTTGACTGGCATCCGCCGTGACGGCAGCAGGGGCGGCCGGTTGCAGCAGCAGACCCTTGCCCACCACCACGGCACTGATCATCGCCAGCAACAGCACGAAACCGCGTACGCTTTTGGCCACCGAGTGGGGTTGGTGCTGGTTGTGGTGATAGAGATAGCCGCATAGCAGCAGTCCCCAGCCAAGCCAGGCGAGGGTGGTGACCTGATCACTCCAGAGCCGTGACAGCAGCAGGATGGGTACCGCCAGCAGGGCGAAGCCAAACAGCTGCTTGATCACATCCATCCAGGCGCCCGCTTTGGGCAGCAGCTTGCCGCCCGAGGTGCCGAGCAGCAGCAGCGGCAGCCCCATCCCGAGCGAGAGGGCATAGAGCGCCGCAGCACCGAGCCAGAGATCGCCGCTCTGGGCCACGTAGATCAGCGCCCCCGAGAGCGGCGCCGTGGTGCAGGGGGAGCAGACCAGCCCGGAGATCATTCCCATAATGGCGACCCCGGCCACCGAGCCGCCCTGCTGGCGGTTGGAGAGGCCGGAGAGACGGGTTTGCAAACTGCTCGGCAGTTGCAAGGTGTAGAGCCCGAACATGGAGAGGGCCAGCAGCACGAACATCACCGAGAGGCCGATCAGCACATAGGGGTGTTGCAGCGCCGCCTGGAATTTAAGACCTGCCGAGGCCACTACCAGCCCCAGCAGGGTGTAGGTGACCGCCATCCCCTGCACATAGACCATGGAGAGCAGGAAGGCGCGGCCGGTGGAGAGGCGATGGCCGGCACCGGCGATGATGCCGGTCAGGATTGGGTACATGGGGAATACGCAGGGGGTGAAGGCGAGCCCCAGCCCCAGCGCGAAGAAGGCGACGATGCTGAGCCAGAAACCCTGATTGCCGAGGGCGGCGGCGAGCTGATCCTGCTGGCTAACCGGTGCGACGCTTTGTGCCGTTTCAGCAGTGGATGCTGTGGTTGCCGTGACCAGCGGGGCCACATCGATCAGCTTGTCAGTCGGCGGGTAGCAGAGGCCGTCGGTACAGCCCTGATAGCGCACCCGCAGGGTGGCGTTTTCCCCCACCTCCTTTAGCGGCACCGCGATGCTCACCTGCTGGTAGTAGACCCGGGTCTTGCCGAAGAAGTCATCCTCATGCTCGGTCCCCTCTGGCAGGGTCGGCTCGCTGAAGCTGAGGTTGTGCCCCTTGAAACGCAGGCTGTGGCGATAGAGGTAGTAATCGTCGGCGATGTGGAGGGTCAGCAGCAACTGATCGCCGCGCTGTTCGCTTTCGATCTGAAAGGCCTCATCGACCTGCAAAAATTTGGGCTTGGCATTGGCCTCAATGCCCAGCGAGCTGAGCAGATCGGAGCCGCTGGCGTGGGCCGGGGAGCTGCCCACTGTTGTCATCAACAGGGCACAGAGCAGCAGAGGAGAGAGCAGGCGGGTGAGCGTCATGAGGTCTCCTCATTCAGCCAGTCCAGATAGGCAGGTAGTCCGGCACTCACCGGCAGGGCCAGCAGCTCGGGAACCTCATAGGGGTGATTGGCTTGAATACATACCTGCAGCTCGGCAAAGAGTGGCTGGCGGGATTTGATGATGAGCTGGATCTCGGTGGTGCGCTCCACCTTGCCTTGCCAGCGATAGACGGAGGTGACGCCCGGCAGTTGATTGATGCAGGCGGCCAGTCGCTGGTTCAGCAGCTGTTCGCAGAGAAGGTCGGCACTGGTTTGATCTGGGCAGGTGCAGAGCACCACAATGGCGTCGGTCATAAAGCGGATCTTCACCTCGTTGGGGTAAACCGGGTAGGCGCCCTTGCCGTGTCATCCCTTGTCTATGCGGATGAAGGTAAAAAGCGCCCTAAAATCAGCGGCTACTATACCTCAGAGCCGCTTCAAATAGCATCTGTAGCCATTTGTGAGCCAGCGCTAAAAATTTGTGGGGGGCATGAGATAGACGCTGTCATGGGGACAGGGCAGAATGGGCGGGCTTGTTCCCTATTGACGTAAGGATATGTATGACCCAACAGAATGAGCAGCAGAGAAACCGCATGTTGAGCCTGCTGCGCGAAGGTGAGCGCCGCATGTTGGTTCAATTGGCCGGGCTGTTGCGCACTACCGCCGATGAAATCAATGCCGAGCTGGAGAAAGAGGAGTTGATGGGAACCCTTGATCAGCCCATCACGGTGGAGTATCTCAACGGCGTGGTGCAGCACCATCTGTTCGAGCGCAAACACAAGGGAGATATGGCTGTTGCCCAGCAGATCCTGAGCGATTATCAGAGCGAGCTGGAAGCGCTGCAGGCCGCTCAGGCGCAGCCTGAAGAGGCTGTCGCAACTGACGAGAGCGGCGAAGAGCTCAAGGCCCGGGCTTGAGCGACGGGCAGGCCTGAATCCTTACCTCTGAATCAGCGGGCCTGCCAGCGCTGACCCCTCTTGCGGCCCCATCATGTCTGCCATGATGGGGCCGTGTCGTTTCTTCTGTTGCCTTCCCTTGTTGACCTTCACTTCTCGGTTTCAATCCAACTGATTCGTGCCTTAGCGCACCTCTTGTGGTATGCCGTGCGGCACTTCGCGGGGGATGGGGAACACCTTGTCATAGCCCCAGTTGTAGACGAAGGCATAGATCAGGTAGAAGACGACGAAGCCCAGATCCAGCACCAGCGCCTCCAGCATGCTGACGCTCAGCCACCAGGACATGACCGGCAGCGCGACGATCAGCAGACCGCCCTCAAAGCCGAAGGTATGCAGCACCCGTTGCCACAGTGTTTTGTGGGTATGGCCCTGATATTTGAGCAGCAGCTTGTCGACCCCGATGTTGTAGATGTAGTTCCAGACGGTGGCCAGCACCGAGAAGAACAGTGCCAGCGGGCCCATATGGTTGAGCCCGACCCCGGTAACCCAGCTGGCCAGCGGGGCGGCAATCAGCAGGCCAATGAATTCAAAGCCAATGGCATGGCGCAGGCGATCGTTACGGGTACGCATAAGTCACTCTCTCAATCAGGTTCATTCACGAATTGCAGGTTAATCTATAGAACTTTCGCGATAGATTCATGTTGGTATCCATCGCTAAAATAGATGGGTGAGAGGGTTTGCCGGAGGGCAACAAGATGACGCCATCACTGGAACAACTGAGGATCTTGCTGGCGGCCGCCGAAACCGGCTCGTTTTCCGCTGCCGCCCGCAAGCTGGGCAAGGCACAGTCGGTAGTGAGCAGCGCTATCGCCAATCTGGAGATCGATCTGGCGCTCACCCTGTTTGACCGCAGCGGCCGCTATCCGCAGCTGACGGAGGCGGGGGCCCGCATGGTGCAGGAGGCGGGGATCCTGCTGGCGCAGAGTGAACGGTTGCAATCCATTGCCGGAGAGCTGGCGGCCGGGGTGGAGACGCGCCTCACCCTGGCCATCGATGATGACTCCCACCTCCCCTGGCTCGGCACCCTGCTGGAGGCGTTCGCCACTCGTTACCCGACAGTGGAGCTGGAGCTGCTCTTCCCGCTGATGGAGGATGTGACCGAGATGCTGGTGACCGGCCGGGCCCAGCTCGGCATCAGTTATCAGAAGGTGCATCCCCAGAGAGAGATTGTCGCCCATTCGCTGGGGGAGGTGACCATGCCGCTGGTGGTGTCACCGGATCATCCGCTGGCCCGCAAGCAGCCGCTGCGGGAGGTCGATCTGCAGGGGGCACGCCAGCTGATGGTGACCGGCCGACGGGAAGGGAGCGAGCGCCAGCGTTTTCGCATCTCGGCTCAGGTGTGGTGGGTCGAAGGGGATCTCGGGGTGCTGGAGCTGGTCAAACGGGGTCTTGGCTGGTCCGCCATTCCGGAATTTCTGCTGCATCAGCCGCTGAAGCGGGGTGAAGTGGTGGTGCTGGAGCCGGACTTTATCGCCAGCCACGCGCTGGCGCTGGAGTTGCAGTGGCATCGCGCCCGCCCGCTGGGGCAGGCGGGGCGCTGGCTGAAGGAGGCACTGCTGGCGCGGGTGCCTCGCTAGCCGACCTTACTCGGTCAGGGCGTAAGGCAGGGGTTGCAGGGTGAGGCGGGAGCCTTCGTCCTGCTTGAGGCGGAATTGGGCGTCAGCCTCGGTATCTTTTGGTAGCACGGCGGTGAGCCACACCTGCCCGGCCTGTTGCCAGGCGTTGAGCACCATGCCGCTACGGCGCCAGTTGTCACCCAGTTGCAGCTCAAGGGTATCGCCGCTGGCGACCTGCTCGCCGGTAGTGCCCGCCAGCAGGAACAGGGCGCGGTTGTTGGCGCCGCGATATTTGGCGCGAGCCACCGTCTCCTGCCCCATGTAGCAGCCCTTGTTGAAGCAGATGCCGTCGAGCGCCTGCAGGTTGAGCATCTGCGGGATGAACTCGCCCTGATGCACCGCCTCCATGTGCGGCAGGCCTGCCTTGATCTCGAGCCCCCACCAGAGGGATTCGTCACCCGCCGGCAGCGCATCGGCCTGCTCACTGCTCACCAGCAGCCAGCGATCCTGTTCGATCTTCACCGCCATGCCGCAAGCGACCAGGCCGCTCTGCTCCAGACCAAACTGCGCGGCGACCCACGCATCGGTACCCTTGCCAGCCAGGCCGGTGGCGTGGCGTTCGTCGGCGGCAATCTCGACCTTGGAGAAGACGGCAAATTTTTTCAGCTCCGGCAGCTGGCGCTCCAGCACCGAAGGGGTGGTCAGCAGCAGCAGGCTCTCTTCAAGGCAGAGCAGGCGAAAATCGCTCCACAGCTTGCCCTTGGGATCACAGTGACCACCCAGCGTGCTCTGCCCCGGTTGCAGGGCGTTGACGTCGCAGGTGACCTGACCTTGCAGATATTTGACGCGATCCTGACCACTCAGTCGGGTGATGGCTATCTTGGTCAGGGCGAAGCGGGTCGGCTCGGCAGGAAAAACAGGGGGTTGCAGGCTCACGATGGTATTCCAGAGAGAAAGTATGTGACCTGCATGGTAAAGACGTAACTAATGTTTGTCAGCCGGAAAATCCAGCTGGTACCATCCTCGGGTCTTTGTAAGGAGAGTTCCATGTTGAGCCCAGTTGAAAAATCCCGCCTGAAGTGGGCCTGCCGCCGTGGCATGCTCGAGCTGGATGTTGTTTTTATGCCCTTTTTCGAACACGAGTTCGACTCCCTGAGCGAAGCCGATCAGCAGACCTTTATCCGCCTGCTGGAGAGCGATGATCCGGACCTGTTCCGCTGGACCATGGGGCACGCAGTGCCGGCCGATCCCGCCTTCAGCGCCATGATCAAGATGATCCTGGAGCGCAATCAGGCCCGTCACGACCGTCAGGCCTGATGCCGTGGAGCGGGTGATCATCCCTGTTCACCCCTCCCGCCATCAGCAATATTTGCTGGTGGCCCTCTTTCTGTTGCTGCTCTGGCCGGTGGCTGGCCTGATTGCCGGTTGGCTGTGGGCGCTGTTGCTGCCCGTCTGGCTGGTGGCGCTCTGGCTGAGCTGGCGCTCCCTCGCCGCGCCCCCGTTCGAGCTTGTCTGGGATGGCCAGTGGCTACAGTGGCAAGGTCGTCGCTATCAGCTCGACAAGAAAAGCCGCATTCTGCCCGGTGTGCTCAGGCTGGCGCTTTGTCCCGATCCGCAAGAGAGTGGAGCCGTGTCGCCACGGCAATTGTGGCTCTTCTCCGACGCCCTTCCCCCCGAACATTACCGCCTGCTGGCGCGAGCCATCCACTTTCTGCCATCCCGGCGCTGACGCCTGCTTCCCGTGATAACCATGTGCTGATTTATCGCGATAAGCTGCTGCCATGTGGCTGGCGGCACTCTTTTTGTGGCTGAAAAGCGGTTGAAAACAAGTGACCCCGCCGGGGCGGGGTCACTGATTGGTGCAACGCTTTGCGGGAAGGGGGATTAATCCCGCTCCGGGGTCAGCACGGTCGGTTTGGAGTCCGGCAGCATATCCGGATAATCCAGGTTGTAGTGCAGGCCGCGGGACTCCTTGCGCTGCAGAGCGCAGTTGACGATAAGCTCGGCCACCTGCAGCAGGTTGCGCAGCTCCAGCAGGTTGTTGGAGACGCGGAAGTTGGCGTAGTACTCCTGCACCTCCTGCTTGAGCAGGTCGATGCGGCGCTTGGCGCGGGCCAGGCGTTTGTTGGTACGCACTATCCCCACGTAGTCCCACATCATCAACCGCAGCTCGTGCCAGTTGTGCTGGATCACCACCAGTTCGTCGGAATCTTCCACCTTGCTCTCGTCCCACACCGGCAGGCGCGGCGGCTCCACACTCATCGGCAGCTTGGCCAGAATGTCGGCCCCCGCCTGATGGGCATAGACCACGCATTCCAGCAGGGAGTTGGAGGCCATGCGGTTGGCACCGTGCAGCCCGGTGTAGGTCACTTCACCGATGGCGTAGAGGCCGGGAATATCGGTCTGGCCGTTGCTGTCGATCATCACTCCGCCACAGGTGTAGTGGGCGGCTGGGACGATGGGCATCGGTTCCTTGGTGATGTCGATACCGACCGCAAGGCAGCGCTCATAAATGGTCGGGAAGTGCTTGATGATGAAATCGGCCGGTTTGTGGCTGATATCCAGATACATGCAATCCGCCCCGAGCCGCTTCATCTCGTGGTCGATGGCGCGAGCGACGATATCGCGTGGCGCCAGTTCGGCCCGCTCGTCAAACTCCGGCATAAAGCGGCTGCCGTCCGGGCGGCGCAGATAGGCCCCCTCGCCACGCAGTGCTTCGGTCAGCAGGAAGTTGGGATCATCCGGGTGGAACAGGCTGGTGGGGTGGAACTGGTTGAACTCCAGGTTCGCCACCCGGCAGCCGGCCCGCCACGCCATGGCGATGCCATCGCCAGAGCTCACATCGGGGTTGGAGGTGTACTGGTAGACCTTGGAAGCACCGCCGGTGGCCAGTGCCACGAAGCGGGCGCGGATCACCTCGACCTGCTCGGCGTTGCGGTTCCAGACGTAGGCGCCCAGCACCTTGTTGCCCGGCAGGCCGAGCTTGCGGGTGGTGATGAGGTCGACCGCGTTGAAGCGCTCCATCAGCTGGATGTTGGGGTGAGCGCGCACCTGATCGATCAGGGTGAGCTGTACCGCCTTGCCGGTGGCATCCGCCGCGTGGAAGATGCGGCGATGGCTGTGGCCCCCTTCCCGGGTGAGGTGGTATTGGGACTCGCCCTCGGCGTTCTCCTCCTGATCGAAGGGGACCCCCTGCTGAATGAGCCACTGGATGGACTCGCGGGCGTGGCGAGCGGTGAACTCGACCACTGCTGGGTCACACAACCCGGCGCCCGCGTTGAGCGTGTCGCTCACGTGGGATTCGATGCTGTCGGTTTCGTCGAAAACGGCAGCGATGCCTCCTTGCGCATAGAAAGTGGCCCCTTCACTGATGGGCCCCTTGCTCAGAACCAGGACTTTGGCATGGTCTGCCAATCGCAACGCGAGGGACAAACCAGCGGCACCGCTGCCAATGATCAGTACATCGCAAAGGTATTCAACACTTGCTTTCATAAGTATCATTGGCCTGGATTAAGAACTGGCAC
Proteins encoded in this region:
- a CDS encoding LysR family transcriptional regulator is translated as MTPSLEQLRILLAAAETGSFSAAARKLGKAQSVVSSAIANLEIDLALTLFDRSGRYPQLTEAGARMVQEAGILLAQSERLQSIAGELAAGVETRLTLAIDDDSHLPWLGTLLEAFATRYPTVELELLFPLMEDVTEMLVTGRAQLGISYQKVHPQREIVAHSLGEVTMPLVVSPDHPLARKQPLREVDLQGARQLMVTGRREGSERQRFRISAQVWWVEGDLGVLELVKRGLGWSAIPEFLLHQPLKRGEVVVLEPDFIASHALALELQWHRARPLGQAGRWLKEALLARVPR
- a CDS encoding PACE efflux transporter encodes the protein MRTRNDRLRHAIGFEFIGLLIAAPLASWVTGVGLNHMGPLALFFSVLATVWNYIYNIGVDKLLLKYQGHTHKTLWQRVLHTFGFEGGLLIVALPVMSWWLSVSMLEALVLDLGFVVFYLIYAFVYNWGYDKVFPIPREVPHGIPQEVR
- a CDS encoding succinate dehydrogenase assembly factor 2 produces the protein MLSPVEKSRLKWACRRGMLELDVVFMPFFEHEFDSLSEADQQTFIRLLESDDPDLFRWTMGHAVPADPAFSAMIKMILERNQARHDRQA
- a CDS encoding protein YgfX — translated: MPVHPSRHQQYLLVALFLLLLWPVAGLIAGWLWALLLPVWLVALWLSWRSLAAPPFELVWDGQWLQWQGRRYQLDKKSRILPGVLRLALCPDPQESGAVSPRQLWLFSDALPPEHYRLLARAIHFLPSRR
- the cutA gene encoding divalent-cation tolerance protein CutA, which produces MTDAIVVLCTCPDQTSADLLCEQLLNQRLAACINQLPGVTSVYRWQGKVERTTEIQLIIKSRQPLFAELQVCIQANHPYEVPELLALPVSAGLPAYLDWLNEETS
- a CDS encoding protein-disulfide reductase DsbD is translated as MTLTRLLSPLLLCALLMTTVGSSPAHASGSDLLSSLGIEANAKPKFLQVDEAFQIESEQRGDQLLLTLHIADDYYLYRHSLRFKGHNLSFSEPTLPEGTEHEDDFFGKTRVYYQQVSIAVPLKEVGENATLRVRYQGCTDGLCYPPTDKLIDVAPLVTATTASTAETAQSVAPVSQQDQLAAALGNQGFWLSIVAFFALGLGLAFTPCVFPMYPILTGIIAGAGHRLSTGRAFLLSMVYVQGMAVTYTLLGLVVASAGLKFQAALQHPYVLIGLSVMFVLLALSMFGLYTLQLPSSLQTRLSGLSNRQQGGSVAGVAIMGMISGLVCSPCTTAPLSGALIYVAQSGDLWLGAAALYALSLGMGLPLLLLGTSGGKLLPKAGAWMDVIKQLFGFALLAVPILLLSRLWSDQVTTLAWLGWGLLLCGYLYHHNQHQPHSVAKSVRGFVLLLAMISAVVVGKGLLLQPAAPAAVTADASQTAPQFVRIKTLDDLKVQLAAARGKPVLLDLYADWCVACKEFEHKTFSDLAVRERFSQMVLLQADVTANDDADIELLNTLNVLGLPTLIFFDREGKELTGQRVTGFMGPTEFLGKLDQLR
- the ygfZ gene encoding tRNA-modifying protein YgfZ — its product is MSLQPPVFPAEPTRFALTKIAITRLSGQDRVKYLQGQVTCDVNALQPGQSTLGGHCDPKGKLWSDFRLLCLEESLLLLTTPSVLERQLPELKKFAVFSKVEIAADERHATGLAGKGTDAWVAAQFGLEQSGLVACGMAVKIEQDRWLLVSSEQADALPAGDESLWWGLEIKAGLPHMEAVHQGEFIPQMLNLQALDGICFNKGCYMGQETVARAKYRGANNRALFLLAGTTGEQVASGDTLELQLGDNWRRSGMVLNAWQQAGQVWLTAVLPKDTEADAQFRLKQDEGSRLTLQPLPYALTE